One genomic region from Leptospira tipperaryensis encodes:
- a CDS encoding phosphoglycerate kinase, with protein MELPRLENVDLAGKRVFLRVDFNVPIENGKVTDKTRIEKTLPTIELLLKKGARVIIASHLGRPKGQVNPEFSMAPVVEAFKGLVKANVLFSKNVIGDDVVKLSKELKDGEILVIENVRFHKEEEENDPGFSKKLAALADVYVNDAFGAAHRAHASTEGIAHLLPAYAGLLMHKEIVELSALLSRPARPFVAIIGGSKVSSKIKVLTNLFDKVNHLLIGGGMAYTFLKSRAVPVGNSLVEKEFEVQAFQLIEKAGVAGVDLQLPVDHIIADSFSDKAKTKSVDKMGILDGWMGMDIGSKTVSNYEKIIKNAGTIFWNGPMGVFEMDKFAGGTMALAKAIAKSKAKTVVGGGDSIAAINKAGVADKITHISTGGGASLEFMEGRKLPGVEALKKKESE; from the coding sequence ATGGAATTGCCTAGACTCGAAAACGTCGACCTCGCCGGAAAACGAGTTTTCCTAAGAGTGGACTTTAACGTTCCGATTGAGAACGGAAAAGTCACCGACAAAACAAGAATCGAAAAAACGCTTCCGACCATCGAGCTCCTCCTGAAAAAAGGAGCCCGTGTCATTATAGCGAGTCATTTAGGAAGACCTAAAGGACAAGTGAATCCTGAATTCTCCATGGCTCCCGTCGTGGAAGCTTTCAAAGGACTCGTAAAAGCAAACGTCCTTTTTTCCAAGAACGTGATCGGAGACGACGTAGTTAAGTTATCGAAAGAATTAAAAGACGGAGAAATCCTCGTAATCGAAAACGTTCGTTTTCACAAGGAAGAAGAAGAGAACGATCCGGGTTTTTCTAAAAAGCTCGCGGCGCTCGCGGACGTCTATGTAAACGACGCCTTCGGAGCGGCTCACAGAGCTCACGCTTCTACGGAAGGAATCGCACATCTTCTTCCCGCCTACGCGGGACTTTTGATGCACAAAGAAATCGTAGAACTTTCGGCGCTTCTTTCCAGACCGGCTCGTCCTTTTGTGGCGATCATCGGTGGATCGAAGGTTTCTTCTAAGATTAAGGTTCTTACCAATCTTTTTGATAAGGTAAACCACCTTCTTATCGGCGGAGGAATGGCTTATACATTCTTAAAATCCAGAGCGGTTCCTGTGGGAAATTCTCTTGTGGAAAAAGAATTTGAAGTGCAAGCGTTTCAGTTGATCGAAAAAGCCGGAGTGGCCGGAGTCGATCTTCAACTTCCGGTCGATCATATCATCGCAGATTCATTCAGCGACAAAGCAAAAACAAAGTCGGTGGATAAGATGGGAATTTTAGACGGTTGGATGGGAATGGATATCGGTTCCAAAACCGTCTCAAACTACGAAAAGATCATCAAGAACGCGGGCACCATTTTCTGGAACGGCCCGATGGGAGTTTTTGAAATGGATAAATTTGCGGGCGGCACGATGGCTCTCGCCAAGGCGATCGCAAAATCCAAAGCAAAGACCGTCGTAGGCGGAGGAGATTCCATCGCGGCGATCAACAAGGCCGGAGTCGCGGATAAGATCACTCATATCTCGACGGGCGGCGGAGCTTCTTTAGAATTTATGGAAGGAAGAAAACTTCCAGGCGTAGAAGCCTTAAAGAAAAAAGAATCCGAATAA
- the gap gene encoding type I glyceraldehyde-3-phosphate dehydrogenase has product MTRIAINGFGRIGRLVFRAGIKDPNLEFVAINDLVTPDNLAYLLKYDSTHGRFQGTVEHTEKELIVDGKKVLCVSERDPEKLPWKDLKVDYVIESTGLFTDRVGAEKHIKAGAKKVVISAPAKDKDIPTFVMGVNNEKYNPATDHVVSNASCTTNCLAPIVKVVLDNFGIEEGLMTTIHATTATQPTVDGPSKKDFRGGRGAMQNIIPASTGAAKAVGLCIPEVNGKLTGMSFRIPTPDVSVVDLTVRTTKETSLKEISAKMKAESEGAMKGILGYTEDMVVSNDFVSSTLSSIFDMDACIELNSRFFKLVSWYDNEMGYSNRVLDLIRYMAKKG; this is encoded by the coding sequence ATGACTAGAATAGCCATCAACGGATTTGGAAGAATCGGAAGACTCGTTTTCCGAGCAGGAATCAAAGACCCCAATCTGGAATTTGTCGCAATCAATGATTTAGTTACTCCTGATAACCTGGCCTACCTACTCAAATACGATTCCACTCACGGAAGATTTCAAGGAACCGTAGAACATACCGAAAAAGAACTCATCGTAGACGGAAAAAAAGTTCTCTGCGTTTCGGAAAGAGATCCTGAAAAACTTCCGTGGAAAGATTTGAAAGTAGACTACGTAATCGAGTCCACTGGACTTTTCACTGACAGAGTCGGCGCGGAAAAACATATCAAAGCCGGAGCCAAAAAAGTCGTGATCTCCGCTCCGGCAAAAGACAAGGACATCCCTACTTTCGTAATGGGTGTAAACAACGAAAAATACAACCCAGCAACCGATCACGTTGTGTCTAACGCGTCCTGCACGACCAACTGTCTGGCTCCGATCGTAAAAGTAGTTCTCGATAATTTTGGAATCGAAGAAGGTTTGATGACCACGATTCACGCGACTACCGCAACTCAACCCACCGTTGATGGACCTTCTAAAAAGGATTTCCGCGGAGGAAGAGGAGCCATGCAAAATATCATTCCCGCTTCTACGGGCGCCGCGAAAGCGGTCGGACTTTGTATTCCGGAAGTAAACGGAAAACTCACAGGAATGTCTTTCCGAATTCCAACGCCAGACGTTTCAGTAGTAGACTTAACCGTAAGAACTACAAAAGAAACTTCTCTAAAAGAAATTTCAGCGAAAATGAAAGCGGAATCCGAGGGGGCAATGAAAGGAATTCTGGGTTACACCGAAGACATGGTCGTATCCAACGACTTCGTGAGCTCTACCCTTTCTTCCATCTTTGATATGGACGCGTGTATCGAATTGAATTCTAGATTTTTCAAATTGGTTTCTTGGTATGACAATGAGATGGGATACTCGAACCGAGTTCTCGATCTCATCCGTTATATGGCGAAAAAAGGTTAA
- a CDS encoding response regulator gives MNKKVNCILLVDDNQSDNFVHERVIRKGNFADQVISKQSGENALKYLRGRVASPEDPRPDLIFLDINMPGMNGWEFLEEYDALPKELQGKIVIVMLTTSDNPDDRAKAKEFGILSDFKTKPLTEAMLNDIFEVYF, from the coding sequence ATGAACAAGAAAGTAAATTGTATCCTTCTCGTCGACGATAACCAATCCGACAATTTCGTTCACGAACGTGTCATTCGGAAAGGGAACTTTGCGGATCAGGTGATTTCGAAACAATCGGGAGAAAACGCCTTAAAATATCTCAGAGGAAGGGTTGCCAGTCCGGAGGACCCTCGTCCCGATCTGATCTTTCTGGATATCAATATGCCCGGAATGAACGGCTGGGAGTTTCTCGAGGAATACGACGCGCTTCCCAAAGAACTCCAGGGAAAGATCGTAATCGTAATGCTCACGACTTCGGACAATCCGGACGATCGGGCAAAGGCGAAAGAATTCGGAATTCTCTCCGACTTTAAGACAAAGCCCCTCACGGAGGCGATGCTGAACGATATTTTCGAGGTTTATTTTTAA
- a CDS encoding sensor histidine kinase, translating to MKLSELTFQLMVESTPNAIILVNKEGKVVFINAQTEKLFGYLRTELVGRIVEELIPVRYRDRHPDFRNSFFDSPQVRPMGAGRDLFGLRKDGIEFPIEIGLNPVVTADGTLVLASIIDITQRKKAEERFRLVVESAPNAMILVSHEGTISLVNNQTEKLFGYDREELIGQKLEILLPDRFRGEHPDHRDRFFAEPSVRSMGAGRDLFALRKNGTEIQVEIGLNPIDTDEGPMVLASIIDITQRKIQETTLIRKNELEAKNKELEQFAYLASHDLQEPLRTVSNYIQILQEDYANTLDSTAHKHLKTINFATKRMSALVKALLMYSRIGRDRKLIRVDCNTLFEEVRADLESLILQSGAKITKDELPSLQVYEVEFRQLLQNLIANAIKFRKERTAPEIQIRVSQQGDLWQFSIQDNGIGIDSKYFDRIFFIFQRLHHDSEYEGYGIGLANCKKIVELHGGKIWIESTQNLGSTFYFTIPNLRI from the coding sequence ATGAAACTCTCCGAGCTTACCTTTCAGTTGATGGTGGAATCCACGCCAAACGCGATCATCCTCGTAAATAAAGAGGGAAAAGTTGTTTTTATCAACGCTCAAACTGAAAAACTTTTCGGATATCTCAGAACGGAACTCGTCGGACGAATCGTCGAAGAACTGATTCCAGTTCGATATCGAGACCGCCATCCCGATTTCAGAAATTCTTTCTTTGATTCTCCTCAGGTCAGACCCATGGGAGCCGGAAGGGATCTTTTCGGATTGAGAAAGGACGGGATCGAATTCCCGATCGAGATCGGACTCAATCCGGTCGTAACCGCAGACGGGACTTTGGTTCTTGCTTCGATCATCGATATCACACAACGTAAAAAAGCCGAAGAACGATTTCGTCTCGTGGTTGAATCCGCTCCCAACGCGATGATTCTCGTGAGCCACGAAGGCACGATTTCCCTCGTCAACAATCAGACCGAAAAACTCTTTGGATACGATCGAGAAGAATTGATCGGACAAAAACTCGAAATTCTTCTCCCCGATCGATTCCGAGGAGAACACCCCGATCACAGAGATCGTTTTTTTGCGGAGCCTTCGGTTCGTTCCATGGGCGCCGGCAGAGATCTTTTTGCTTTGAGAAAAAATGGAACCGAAATTCAGGTCGAAATCGGTCTCAACCCGATCGATACCGACGAAGGTCCGATGGTCCTTGCGTCAATCATCGATATCACACAACGTAAGATCCAAGAGACGACACTCATCCGTAAAAACGAACTCGAAGCCAAGAATAAGGAATTGGAACAGTTCGCTTATCTCGCCTCTCACGATTTGCAGGAACCACTTCGCACCGTCTCGAATTATATTCAAATTCTCCAGGAAGACTATGCAAATACGTTAGACTCCACGGCGCACAAGCATCTCAAGACGATCAACTTCGCGACCAAAAGAATGAGCGCCCTCGTCAAAGCGCTTCTCATGTATTCCAGAATCGGAAGGGATAGAAAACTGATCCGCGTGGATTGTAATACTTTGTTTGAAGAAGTCAGAGCCGATCTGGAAAGTTTGATTCTTCAATCCGGAGCGAAAATTACAAAGGACGAACTCCCTTCTCTGCAAGTCTACGAAGTGGAATTCAGACAACTCCTCCAGAATCTCATCGCAAACGCGATCAAGTTTAGAAAGGAAAGAACGGCTCCCGAAATTCAGATTCGAGTAAGTCAACAAGGCGATCTCTGGCAATTTTCGATTCAAGACAATGGAATTGGAATAGACTCCAAATACTTTGATCGTATCTTTTTTATTTTTCAGAGACTTCATCACGACTCCGAATACGAAGGTTACGGAATCGGTCTTGCAAACTGCAAAAAGATTGTAGAGTTGCACGGTGGAAAGATCTGGATAGAATCGACTCAAAATCTCGGAAGCACTTTTTATTTTACGATTCCGAATCTAAGAATATGA
- the lepB gene encoding signal peptidase I produces MSRSSSNQEKERREKIKSLLKQAGIGLIVGAVIAFLIRFFLIFPFVLENRDMLPGHSPGTRIYFSRFVDRSNLYLGDLVLVRHPTQEGKVVFSRIAGKPGETVQMKNKVFFRNNNPEENLGSGAGYTLQFEDKRGPFPASFSGRDNSEPLILKDRDYFILCDNRDSCSDSRDFGPIPIENILGKAL; encoded by the coding sequence ATGAGCCGCAGTTCTTCCAATCAGGAAAAAGAAAGAAGAGAAAAAATAAAGTCCCTCTTAAAACAAGCGGGGATCGGCCTTATCGTCGGAGCAGTCATCGCCTTCCTCATCCGATTCTTTCTTATCTTTCCTTTTGTTTTGGAGAATCGAGACATGCTCCCAGGCCATTCTCCCGGAACTCGAATTTATTTTTCCCGTTTTGTAGACCGTTCCAATCTCTATCTCGGAGATCTCGTTCTTGTAAGACATCCTACACAAGAAGGAAAAGTTGTTTTCTCCCGTATCGCAGGAAAACCCGGAGAAACGGTTCAAATGAAGAATAAGGTCTTCTTTAGAAACAACAATCCGGAAGAAAATCTTGGATCCGGCGCCGGTTACACCCTTCAATTTGAAGACAAGCGCGGACCTTTCCCCGCGAGTTTTTCAGGAAGGGACAATTCGGAACCTCTCATTCTCAAGGACAGAGATTACTTTATCCTCTGTGATAACCGAGATTCTTGCTCCGATTCCAGAGATTTTGGCCCAATCCCTATCGAGAACATATTAGGAAAAGCCCTTTAA
- a CDS encoding gamma carbonic anhydrase family protein has protein sequence MKSNYQVLEYMGKKPQIHESVFLAPGSQVVGDVVIGKNSSIWFQTLVRGDVNYIRIGENVNIQDLTVIHVARDVYPVEIGNNVSIGHRATIHGCKLKDNSFVGMCATLMDDVEVGEFAFIGAGSLVTPGKKIPPGVLVMGSPGKIVRDITEKEREIITRTTGNYIKYKENYLQDPFYSRS, from the coding sequence ATGAAGTCAAACTATCAGGTTCTAGAATACATGGGAAAAAAACCGCAGATCCACGAATCTGTTTTTTTGGCTCCGGGTTCTCAGGTAGTCGGAGACGTAGTGATAGGAAAAAATTCTTCGATTTGGTTTCAGACCTTGGTGAGAGGAGACGTGAATTACATTCGAATCGGAGAGAATGTAAACATTCAAGATCTCACGGTGATTCACGTAGCAAGGGATGTTTATCCGGTCGAAATCGGAAACAACGTTTCGATCGGACATAGGGCGACGATTCACGGATGCAAATTGAAAGACAATTCTTTCGTGGGAATGTGCGCAACGTTGATGGACGACGTTGAAGTTGGAGAATTTGCTTTCATCGGCGCGGGATCGCTGGTAACACCGGGGAAAAAAATTCCTCCAGGAGTTTTGGTGATGGGTTCTCCCGGAAAGATCGTGCGTGATATTACTGAAAAAGAAAGAGAGATCATCACAAGAACGACAGGAAATTATATCAAATACAAAGAGAACTATCTTCAAGATCCGTTTTATTCTCGGAGTTAA
- the cysK gene encoding cysteine synthase A, translated as MKAKSILETIGNTPHVKINRLFNTKSEIYVKLERSNPGGSIKDRIALSMIEDAEKSGKLTKDSIIVEPTSGNTGIGLALVAAVKGYKLLLVMPESMSIERRRIMAAYGAEFELTPREKGMPGAIEKAKQIVAENPKAWMPQQFENEANIKVHVETTAQEILTDFPDGLDYVITGVGTGGHITGVAQVLKQKFPKLKVFAVEPEASPVISGGKPGPHPIQGIGAGFIPKNLHTDLLDGVIQVSKDEAFQYAQRAAKEEGIFIGVSSGASFAAVAKKLPEIPEGSKVLTFSYDTGERYLSIEGLFPVPANA; from the coding sequence ATGAAAGCTAAGAGTATTTTAGAAACGATCGGAAACACTCCACACGTAAAAATCAACCGCTTGTTTAACACAAAGAGCGAAATCTATGTAAAATTAGAAAGATCAAACCCGGGCGGATCCATCAAAGATCGTATTGCACTTTCTATGATCGAAGACGCGGAGAAATCCGGAAAGCTCACGAAAGATAGTATCATCGTAGAACCTACATCCGGAAACACAGGGATTGGATTGGCTCTCGTTGCGGCCGTTAAGGGATACAAACTCCTTTTAGTAATGCCGGAATCTATGAGCATTGAAAGAAGAAGAATTATGGCGGCTTACGGAGCAGAGTTTGAACTCACTCCAAGAGAAAAAGGAATGCCGGGCGCGATCGAAAAGGCAAAACAAATCGTTGCCGAAAATCCAAAAGCTTGGATGCCACAGCAGTTTGAAAACGAAGCCAATATCAAAGTTCACGTCGAAACCACAGCACAAGAAATTTTAACGGACTTTCCGGACGGACTAGACTACGTAATCACAGGAGTTGGAACCGGAGGACATATCACCGGCGTCGCTCAAGTCTTAAAACAAAAGTTTCCAAAATTGAAAGTATTCGCGGTAGAACCGGAAGCTTCTCCGGTAATTTCCGGAGGAAAACCTGGACCACACCCGATTCAAGGGATTGGAGCTGGATTCATTCCAAAAAACCTTCACACTGATCTTTTGGACGGAGTGATTCAAGTAAGCAAAGACGAAGCATTCCAATACGCGCAAAGAGCTGCAAAAGAAGAAGGAATCTTTATCGGAGTTTCTTCAGGAGCTTCTTTTGCAGCTGTGGCAAAAAAACTTCCTGAAATTCCGGAAGGTTCTAAGGTTCTGACTTTCTCTTACGATACGGGAGAAAGATATCTTTCGATCGAAGGTTTGTTTCCAGTTCCAGCAAACGCATAA
- a CDS encoding oxygenase MpaB family protein, which translates to MWNRYAIYDQIQKLDPEKDCHRISFLSGSYDFPRDIEISLALAFFKTFAIPSIAKILDGTKQFENFGQKRYDDTAILLGEFLENGTESENGRAAIRRLNQIHKKYSISNQDFLYTLSTFIYEPVRWNLRFGWRKGSQKEKLANFHLWKNVGKLMNIQDLPEDYDAFEVWNRKFEKENFKRIPESERLGKATLHILAGRIPKIPGIQTILFHGLFSLMEPPLRDAMGFPKPIRWIELVTIAVFKIRAFVLRTLWTPRKKPFLVTKRKNPTYKDGYLIENLGPS; encoded by the coding sequence ATGTGGAACCGATATGCGATATACGATCAGATTCAAAAGTTAGATCCCGAGAAAGATTGTCATAGAATCTCCTTTCTCTCCGGGAGTTACGATTTCCCAAGGGATATAGAAATCTCTTTAGCATTAGCATTCTTTAAAACGTTTGCGATTCCTTCTATCGCAAAAATTTTAGACGGGACAAAACAATTCGAAAACTTCGGACAAAAAAGATACGATGACACTGCGATTCTCTTGGGAGAATTTTTAGAAAACGGAACCGAGTCCGAAAACGGAAGAGCCGCGATCCGAAGACTCAACCAGATACATAAAAAGTATTCGATTTCCAATCAGGATTTTCTTTATACCCTCAGCACATTTATCTACGAACCCGTTCGTTGGAATCTTCGTTTCGGCTGGAGAAAGGGATCTCAGAAAGAGAAACTCGCCAACTTCCATCTATGGAAGAACGTAGGAAAACTCATGAACATCCAAGACCTTCCCGAAGACTATGATGCTTTTGAAGTCTGGAATCGGAAGTTTGAAAAAGAGAATTTTAAACGGATTCCGGAAAGTGAACGCCTTGGCAAAGCGACGCTTCATATCCTCGCCGGAAGGATTCCAAAAATTCCGGGAATTCAGACGATTCTTTTTCACGGCCTTTTTAGCCTAATGGAACCTCCTCTTCGAGACGCGATGGGATTTCCAAAGCCGATTCGTTGGATCGAGCTTGTTACGATTGCCGTTTTTAAGATCCGAGCTTTTGTTTTGAGAACTCTTTGGACTCCTCGAAAAAAACCGTTCCTTGTGACGAAGCGTAAAAACCCGACATACAAAGACGGATATTTGATTGAAAACCTCGGGCCAAGTTAG
- the topA gene encoding type I DNA topoisomerase gives MSFLLIVESPSKAKTISGYLGKEYKILATLGHVADLPKTTLGVDLKNRFEPEYSILPGKKKVVSEIVKAAKESDKIYLATDPDREGEFISAYIRDRLKKKSNVYRIRFSEITKNSILSAIEHPTQVQESLVNAQKTRRIGDRLIGYFISPVLWKEIGPGLSAGRVQSVALKWICDREEEIRGFKPEVYYNILIYSQDKKGQEGIFQRVGDKILSKEKAELILSRIQKEKNLIIADKKESYGKNFPPPPFQTASLQQEAFRRFQFSSKKTMSIAQKLYEGIDLGNGKREGLITYMRTDSTRLSPDFVSQAQDWILSNLGKDFQETAIKVRKSSRKIQDAHEAIRITNATLTPQDAKRILSKEESSLYELIWKRTIGSLLPPEDFIKIEYSILSSGETFRLETKKTLFPGFKILSETEDKPIPVWEKGESVSVFKVEAETKQTEPPSRYSEGSLVAKLEKEGIGRPSTYATVAETLLKRKYIDQDKKFFFPLPLGDKVNFFLQSSFGDLFREKFTAELESDLDKIEQNESDSFEILNRLWSTLQTQIENSKKTSGAVRKGWVDIREKKKETGWGICPLCKEGILQKKKTSKKKEFFQCNRFPDCEYVSYELPDRADPSP, from the coding sequence GTGTCCTTCCTCCTCATCGTCGAATCTCCATCCAAAGCAAAAACCATCTCCGGCTATTTGGGAAAAGAATATAAAATTCTCGCGACTCTCGGACACGTCGCGGATCTTCCTAAGACAACTCTCGGAGTCGATCTCAAAAATCGTTTCGAACCGGAATACTCGATTCTTCCGGGAAAGAAAAAAGTCGTTTCGGAGATCGTCAAAGCCGCTAAAGAATCGGATAAAATTTATTTAGCAACGGACCCCGATCGAGAAGGCGAGTTTATCAGCGCTTATATCCGGGATCGTCTTAAAAAAAAATCAAACGTCTATCGTATTCGATTTTCTGAAATTACAAAGAATTCCATTCTCTCGGCGATCGAACATCCGACTCAAGTTCAAGAATCTCTCGTAAACGCTCAAAAAACGAGAAGAATTGGAGATCGTTTGATCGGATATTTTATCAGTCCCGTTCTTTGGAAAGAAATCGGTCCCGGACTTTCCGCCGGGCGGGTTCAATCCGTCGCATTAAAATGGATCTGTGATCGGGAAGAGGAGATTCGCGGCTTTAAACCGGAAGTATATTATAATATTTTAATTTATTCTCAAGATAAAAAAGGACAAGAAGGGATCTTTCAAAGAGTAGGAGATAAAATTCTTTCCAAAGAAAAAGCGGAGTTAATTCTTTCTCGGATTCAAAAAGAAAAAAATCTGATCATCGCGGATAAAAAGGAATCGTACGGCAAAAACTTTCCTCCGCCTCCGTTTCAGACCGCGAGCTTACAACAGGAAGCTTTTCGTAGATTTCAATTTTCCTCTAAAAAGACGATGAGCATCGCTCAGAAATTATACGAGGGGATCGATCTCGGAAACGGTAAAAGGGAAGGGCTGATCACTTATATGAGAACGGATTCTACACGTCTGAGTCCGGACTTTGTCTCTCAAGCGCAGGATTGGATTCTTTCCAATTTAGGAAAGGACTTTCAGGAAACCGCGATCAAGGTAAGAAAATCGAGCCGCAAGATTCAGGATGCACACGAGGCGATTCGGATTACGAACGCTACTCTGACACCTCAAGATGCAAAGAGAATTCTAAGCAAGGAAGAATCTTCCCTTTACGAACTCATTTGGAAAAGGACCATCGGCTCCCTTCTTCCACCGGAAGACTTTATAAAAATTGAATATTCTATTCTTTCCTCGGGTGAAACCTTTCGATTGGAAACAAAAAAAACTCTTTTTCCAGGATTTAAGATTCTGAGTGAAACCGAAGATAAGCCGATTCCGGTTTGGGAAAAAGGAGAATCCGTTTCCGTTTTTAAGGTCGAGGCGGAAACAAAACAAACCGAGCCTCCGTCTCGTTATTCGGAAGGTTCTTTGGTTGCAAAACTCGAAAAGGAAGGAATCGGACGGCCTTCTACGTACGCAACGGTTGCGGAGACCTTGTTAAAACGAAAGTATATCGATCAGGACAAAAAATTCTTCTTTCCTCTTCCCTTGGGAGATAAGGTAAATTTTTTTCTTCAGTCGAGTTTTGGAGATCTTTTCCGGGAAAAATTTACCGCCGAACTCGAATCAGATCTGGATAAGATCGAACAAAACGAATCCGATTCCTTCGAAATATTAAACCGACTTTGGTCCACCCTTCAAACTCAGATTGAAAATAGTAAAAAGACTTCCGGGGCCGTTCGTAAAGGCTGGGTCGATATTCGAGAAAAGAAAAAGGAAACCGGCTGGGGAATCTGTCCTCTTTGTAAAGAAGGGATTCTTCAAAAAAAGAAAACTTCCAAGAAGAAGGAATTTTTTCAATGCAATCGGTTTCCCGACTGCGAATATGTAAGCTATGAACTTCCGGATCGCGCGGATCCTTCTCCCTGA